The Diceros bicornis minor isolate mBicDic1 chromosome 15, mDicBic1.mat.cur, whole genome shotgun sequence genome has a window encoding:
- the PLA1A gene encoding phospholipase A1 member A → MPPGLWERRCWVWGLLLWLSVGNAGDAPPTQQPKCTDFQNANLLRGTNLKVQFLLFTPSDPSCGQLVEESSDIQNSGFNVTLGTKLIIHGFRALGTKPSWIGKFIGALLRAVDANVIAVDWVYGSSGAYFSAVENVVKLGLEISRFLRKLLVLGVSESSIHILGVSLGAHVGGMVGHFYKGQLGRITGLDPAGPEYTRASLEERLDAGDALFVEAIHTDTDNLGIRIPVGHVDYFVNGGQDQPGCPSFIHAGYSYLICDHMRAVHLYISALENSCPLMAFPCASYKAFLAGHCLDCFNPFLLSCPRIGLVEQDGVKIEPLPKEVRVYLLTSSKAPYCVHHSFVEFYLQEPRKKDTSIAVTFLSGNVTSSVKITIPRQQLQGKGVIAHPNPQCQINQVKLKLQASNRVWKKDRTTIVGTFCTAPLPVHDNKKMVCLPEPVNLQASVTVSHDLKITCV, encoded by the exons gaGATGCACCTCCTACCCAACAGCCAAAGTGCACTGACTTCCAGAATGCCAATCTCCTCCGAGGCACCAATCTCAAAGTCCAGTTTCTCCTCTTCACCCCTTCGGATCCTAGCTGCGGGCAGCTAGTTGAAGAAAGCAGTGACATCCAAAACTCTGGGTTCAATGTCACTCTGGGAACCAAACTAATTATCCATGGATTCAG GGCTTTAGGAACAAAGCCTTCCTGGATTGGTAAATTCATTGGCGCCCTTCTGCGGGCAGTGGATGCTAACGTGATTGCTGTGGACTGGGTTTATGGCTCCTCAGGGGCCTACTTCTCAGCCGTGGAAAACGTGGTCAAGCTGGGACTCGAGATCTCCCGTTTCCTCAGGAAACTCCTG gtgctgggcgTATCGGAGTCCTCAATCCACATCCTTGGTGTTAGCCTGGGGGCCCACGTTGGGGGCATGGTGGGACATTTCTACAAAGGCCAATTGGGACGGATCACAG GCTTGGACCCTGCTGGACCGGAGTACACCAGAGCCAGCCTGGAGGAGCGCCTGGACGCTGGAGACGCCCTCTTTGTGGAAGCCATCCACACAGACACGGACA ATTTGGGTATTCGGATTCCTGTTGGACATGTGGACTACTTCGTCAACGGAGGCCAAGACCAACCTGGCTGTCCCAGCTTCATTCATGCAG GCTACAGTTACCTGATTTGTGATCACATGAGGGCTGTGCACCTCTACATCAGTGCCCTGGAGAATTCCTGTCCGTTGATGGCCTTTCCCTGTGCCAGCTACAAGGCCTTTCTGGCTGGGCACTGTCTGGATTGTTTTAACCCTTTTCTGCTTTCCTGTCCAAGGATAG GGCTGGTGGAACAAGATGGTGTCAAGATAGAGCCGCTTCCCAAAGAAGTGAGAGTCTACCTCCTGACCTCTTCCAAGGCTCCATACTGTG TGCATCACAGCTTCGTGGAGTTTTACTTGCAGGAGCCGAGAAAAAAGGACACCAGCATTGCAGTCACCTTCCTCAGCGGCAATGTCACCTCCTCGGTCAAGATCACCAT ACCTAGACAGCAACTCCAAGGGAAAGGAGTCATAGCTCACCCCAACCCTCAGTGCCAGATCAACCAAGTGAAACTCAAGCTTCAGGCTTCCAACCGAGTTTGGAAAAAAGATCGGACTACCATTGTTGGGACGTTCTGCACTGCCCCGTTGCCAGTCCATGACAA TAAAAAGATGGTCTGCTTACCTGAGCCAGTGAACTTACAAGCAAGTGTGACTGTATCTCATGACCTGAAAATAACGTGTGTATAG